Genomic DNA from Nonomuraea rubra:
GGCCCTGCTCAACATGCTGCGCACCTGCTGAGGCCACGGCGCAACCGCCCGGGCACGCGGGCGTCCGGCAGCGGAACCAGCCGGACACCCGGGCGTCCGACGGCGCAACCAGCCGGACACGGACACGCGCGCGCCCGACGGCGGAGCTAGCCGGACACGCGCGCGTCCGACGGCAGGTACGGCGGGAGGTTGAAGCGGGTGCGGATGGCGCGCTGGACGGTGGTCTTGTCGGCCCGCGCGTCGATCGTCATCACGTACTCCTTCCGCCTGAACAGCTCGATCACCGGGTCGATCTTGCCGTGGTAGTCGGCCAGCCGCCGGGCCAGCGCGTCCGGCGTGTCGTCCGCGCGCGTGACCAGGTCGCCGCCGCACACGTCGCAGCGTCCCTCCACCTCCGGCCGGTGGGCGATGAGGTTGTAGTCCATGCCGCACCGCGAGCACAGCCGGCGGGCCAGGACGCGGCGGCGGACCTCGTCGTCCGGCAGGTCGAGGTGGATCACGCCGT
This window encodes:
- a CDS encoding adenylate kinase family protein, which produces MRKYVIMGVQGSGKGTQSALLAGDLDLVHISVGDIFRWHVKHHTKLGAQVRRLVAAGELVGDDLVEDVVRDRLQLHDWNYGFVIDGFPRNRRQAEFFLESYDLDGVIHLDLPDDEVRRRVLARRLCSRCGMDYNLIAHRPEVEGRCDVCGGDLVTRADDTPDALARRLADYHGKIDPVIELFRRKEYVMTIDARADKTTVQRAIRTRFNLPPYLPSDARVSG